The genomic region AATATCTAGATAGTTGCAGTCGGGATGTAATGCCGTAATTCCTAGCTCTTTACGTTGGACGCGATCGTAGCGATGGTAATCATCCGTACAAATTACCGTGACATTTTCTTCACCTAGCACCTGAGCAATTCCTTTAGTTAAAGTTGTTTTGCCAGCGGCACTATCACCAACAATACCTAGCACGATCGGACGATTGCTCATGGTGACTCCTACGAAGCTAAAAAGGCTAGCCAAGGTAATTCTTGGATTTGCTTTATTCTAGGCAAGAATGCAGAGCAACTCAACAGTTATGAGGGAGCAGGGAGTCGGGAGCAGGGAGTCGGGAGCAGGGAGCAGTTAATTCTGACTCCTGACTTCTGAATTCTGAATTCTTTGAGTGGGTTGATTTGGTGGAATTCGTTCCGTAGAGATTAGGGCATCTATGACAGATTTCACTACGGGAACGGCTGTGGTGGAACCGCGAATTAGTTGACCTTTAGGTACTTTGGTCGGTTCGTCTATGACTGCTAAAATAACGTAACGTGGCGCATCTACGGGCAGAATACTCACAAAACTGGTAATTTTGGCTGTACTATCGTAGCCACCTCTGGCACTGGCTTTTTGAGCCGTACCCGTTTTACCCGCAATGCGATAACCGGGAATCCGAACAGTTTTCCCCGATCCTTGTGTAACCACAGTCTCCATCATTTCTAGTACTGTTTTCGCAACGGAAGGAGAAAACACTTGCTGCGGTGTTGGTAAAGTCGGTTGCCATTGAGGATGACCATTGGAATCGAAGCGTCCTCTAACAACATGAGGAGTGACGAGTTTACCACCATTGGCTAAAGCAGCGTGCAACTGTACCAGCTTAATCGGCGTAAGAGCAAAACCTTGACCAAATGAAGCGGTAGCTGGTTCAATTGGATAAGTTACAAACTGCTTTTTACTTTTAATTTGACTGGGGGCGACAGCAGCTAAATCTGTAGCGAGAGATTGCCCTAAACCCAATTTTTTTAACCAATCATAGTAGGTAGCTGGTGGAATTCGTTGTGCGATCTGTACCATTCCAACATTACTAGAATGTTGGAGGATACCAGCGACGGAAAGCTCTTTGTATGGTTCTGGATCGGCATTTTTAATTATCCTTCCGCCTATTTTTATCGTGTCTGGATCGGGAAAGATTTCATTAGGATGAATTGCTTTTAGCTCCAGCGCGATCACCACATTCAATGGCTTAAATGTCGAGCCTGGTTCGTATAAATCTGAGATTGCCCAATTCCGAAACAACTCAAAATCAAATTTGTAAAATTCATTTGGATCGTAAGATGGTTCGTCCACCATTGCCAAAATGCTGCCGTCTCGCGCATCCATGACAATAACGCTACCCCGCTTCGCCTGCACTGCTTTTAACTGCTTGCTGAGAGCTGCTTGAGCTGCACGCTGCAAGCGCAGATCTACCGTCAATTCCAAGCGTGTATCGTCAACCTCGGCAAAGTTATCGGGAACGGAATAACTCATAATTTCGTTATTTCCGTCCCTGGACAACGATGGAATTGGTTTGACCAAGCTTTCTAGTTGCTGATTGTAACTCGCTTCTACCCCTGCCTTGCCTTCACGATCCGTATTGACATACCCCACTATGTCTGCTAGGAGAGTGTGTTGCGGATAGAAGCGCGAAAATTGTGGAACTAGCTCAAGACCTCTAACCTTCTTACCATCAATCGTCAAGCTATCGATCTGCTGGAACATTTCTTCAGGAACCACTGAAGTCAAGCGAATTGAATTACTAGGTTGATTGAACCGCTTGACAAGCTGAGCAGGAGAACCCTGGAGTAGGGGTGCTAGCCGAGCAGCAATTTTTTCTTTGGATACATTAAATTGACCGGGACGAGCATATAAGTGATAGACCAACCGATCCATCGCCAG from Chroococcidiopsis sp. SAG 2025 harbors:
- a CDS encoding penicillin-binding protein 2 codes for the protein MSIFPSSDARRQRRTAKNRDRSQANRPQHRQRLKQPRTVEKPVSNQQQKSNRLPLLRLLLVWSVLMGTCVAMGIKLYRLQVIHAPKLFAQARKQQLTSMPGFVIRRPVVDCNQNVLAMDRLVYHLYARPGQFNVSKEKIAARLAPLLQGSPAQLVKRFNQPSNSIRLTSVVPEEMFQQIDSLTIDGKKVRGLELVPQFSRFYPQHTLLADIVGYVNTDREGKAGVEASYNQQLESLVKPIPSLSRDGNNEIMSYSVPDNFAEVDDTRLELTVDLRLQRAAQAALSKQLKAVQAKRGSVIVMDARDGSILAMVDEPSYDPNEFYKFDFELFRNWAISDLYEPGSTFKPLNVVIALELKAIHPNEIFPDPDTIKIGGRIIKNADPEPYKELSVAGILQHSSNVGMVQIAQRIPPATYYDWLKKLGLGQSLATDLAAVAPSQIKSKKQFVTYPIEPATASFGQGFALTPIKLVQLHAALANGGKLVTPHVVRGRFDSNGHPQWQPTLPTPQQVFSPSVAKTVLEMMETVVTQGSGKTVRIPGYRIAGKTGTAQKASARGGYDSTAKITSFVSILPVDAPRYVILAVIDEPTKVPKGQLIRGSTTAVPVVKSVIDALISTERIPPNQPTQRIQNSEVRSQN